From Candidatus Binatia bacterium:
CGTCGCGCCGGTAACGCGTACGATGCGCAACATACCCGTGGAGGTGCTTCTGGATCAAAGCGACGGAATGCCTACCCGGTGCGTAGTGAACCTGGACGATATTACCACTTTGCCCAAGGCCCTGGTTAAGCAGCGAATCACAGCTTTGACACCGGAGAAAATCCAGAAGATCGACGAGGCCATCCGTTTTGCTCTGGATTTAGATTAGCCTCTTGCCTGACTGTTTTACTCTCGTGAACATTCAAAACTCAAAACCTTTTTTAGGTCGCCTCACACCCGATTTGCCATTTGAGATCGCGAAGTGCGTGCCTGTTTCAGCCC
This genomic window contains:
- a CDS encoding type II toxin-antitoxin system PemK/MazF family toxin, which codes for MKRGEVWWVDMPPPAGRRPAVLLSRDSAYRVRAAVTVAPVTRTMRNIPVEVLLDQSDGMPTRCVVNLDDITTLPKALVKQRITALTPEKIQKIDEAIRFALDLD